A part of Sulfurimonas sp. HSL-1716 genomic DNA contains:
- a CDS encoding DUF2905 domain-containing protein, which translates to MYKIFFAIGIVFIILGVLAFLFKGNLFQLPGDIVVKKENFSFYFPITSMILLSVMLSLVFTILSKIFK; encoded by the coding sequence ATGTATAAGATCTTTTTTGCGATAGGCATCGTCTTCATCATCTTGGGAGTCTTGGCTTTCCTGTTCAAGGGAAATCTGTTTCAACTTCCCGGAGACATCGTCGTAAAAAAAGAAAACTTCAGCTTTTATTTTCCTATCACTAGCATGATACTTCTCAGTGTCATGCTAAGCCTCGTATTTACAATTCTTTCAAAAATCTTTAAATAA
- the glmU gene encoding bifunctional UDP-N-acetylglucosamine diphosphorylase/glucosamine-1-phosphate N-acetyltransferase GlmU, which translates to MNNISIVILAAGKGSRMKSNKAKVLHNISGKPMLYHIVKESLKVSDDVSIVVAHQKDAVEQEIKKYFPDINFIEQDDVNFPGTGGAMRNITAKNSHVLVLNGDMPLITAESLQGFLDARADIVLSIFDLEDPSGYGRVKIENGEVSYIVEQKDANGYEIAITQVNAGIYSFKKEVLDTYIPRLENNNAQSEYYLTDIIKMAKEDGLVIKPLLVDEEHFKGVNSKLDLASAEIIMQERIKNKWMTEGVSMNLPHTIYIEEGVQFFGECLVENNCRITGESLIKNSIIKSSSVIEDSVVIDSDVGPLAHLRPASHIEGTHIGNFVEVKKSTLKGVKAGHLSYIGDSEVDEGTNIGAGVITCNYDGIKKHKTKIGKNVFVGSDSQLVAPVEIEDDVMIAAGTTVTSGKVPSGSLAISRTKIRFIEGFFQKFFGKK; encoded by the coding sequence ATGAACAATATCTCCATAGTCATCCTCGCTGCGGGAAAAGGCAGCCGTATGAAGTCGAACAAAGCAAAAGTCCTGCACAACATCAGCGGCAAACCTATGCTTTACCACATCGTAAAAGAGTCCCTAAAGGTGAGCGATGACGTGAGCATCGTCGTAGCACACCAAAAAGACGCAGTGGAGCAGGAGATAAAAAAATATTTTCCCGACATAAACTTCATAGAACAAGACGACGTAAACTTTCCGGGTACGGGCGGAGCGATGAGAAACATCACGGCAAAAAACTCTCATGTACTCGTGCTTAACGGAGATATGCCGCTCATTACCGCAGAGTCATTGCAAGGTTTTCTGGATGCAAGAGCGGACATCGTACTTTCCATTTTCGATCTCGAAGACCCGAGCGGTTACGGCCGCGTGAAGATAGAAAACGGCGAAGTCAGCTACATCGTCGAACAAAAGGACGCAAACGGGTATGAGATTGCCATTACTCAAGTTAACGCGGGAATATACTCTTTTAAAAAAGAGGTCTTGGATACTTATATACCGCGTCTTGAAAACAATAATGCGCAAAGCGAATACTACCTCACGGACATCATTAAGATGGCAAAAGAGGACGGACTTGTCATCAAGCCTCTTTTGGTAGACGAGGAGCATTTCAAAGGCGTAAACTCCAAGCTCGACCTTGCAAGCGCGGAAATAATCATGCAAGAGCGCATAAAAAACAAGTGGATGACAGAGGGTGTGAGCATGAACCTTCCGCATACTATCTACATCGAAGAGGGAGTACAGTTTTTTGGAGAGTGTCTGGTGGAGAACAACTGCCGCATTACGGGTGAGAGCCTCATCAAAAACTCCATCATCAAGTCTTCAAGCGTCATAGAAGACTCCGTCGTCATCGACTCGGATGTAGGGCCTTTGGCGCATCTGCGCCCGGCTTCACACATCGAGGGTACGCATATCGGCAACTTCGTAGAGGTCAAGAAAAGTACGCTCAAAGGCGTAAAAGCGGGACACCTGAGCTACATCGGCGACAGCGAGGTGGATGAGGGTACGAACATCGGCGCGGGCGTCATCACATGCAACTACGACGGCATCAAAAAACACAAGACTAAGATAGGCAAGAACGTTTTCGTGGGAAGCGACAGCCAGCTCGTCGCACCCGTAGAGATAGAAGACGACGTGATGATAGCCGCAGGAACGACAGTGACAAGCGGAAAAGTGCCAAGCGGAAGCCTAGCTATCAGCCGAACGAAAATACGTTTCATCGAAGGATTCTTTCAGAAATTTTTCGGGAAAAAATAG